The genomic interval ATCACAAAAATTCTGTACTGGATTAGCAAGAAAAACAAAGATGTCTTTGATTTGAACGGGAGTGACAATATGTCTATGAAACCTGAATTCACCAAAACCAGTCCTGTTTGAATAGGACTTACGTTTTCTAACCACTATCTATAGACAGAAACATTTAGAATAGGATTTTGAGCAGCAAGTACAGTGAATATGAGTGATCATCATCTCACCATTTTTATAGCACTGTCTCGATCCGAGTCTACAGAGAGCTCCTTCACTCGAGCCTTCAGCATCTGACAGTATGTTGATGCAATCTTACACACATCCTGTAACACAGACAATACAGCCGCATTAAGAGAGAGTTACGTGGTGACACTGTAAAACGCACATctactgtatatttatacatCCTACAATTCAATTAAATGCTACaatttttgtgtgcatgtgtgtaccTCTGTGAGTTTGACCATCAACATGAAGGCCTCCTCCGGGTCAGGCCAGCTCAACTGATCCCAGAGCTGAGCAATAGGGTGAAGACATGCTGCAATGTCCACTGCAGAAGAGCTGTGCTTGATGGGAACTGCTCCAGTCTGCAGCGGCTGCAACTacaagagacagagagatgatGTGAGCATATGTACTTTCCTTGAGCTTCAAGTCAACATGACCAACTTATCAAGCCATTTTAATCTTATATGTAATGTGAATGAACAAGAACAACGATAAGACAGTTCTTCAAGTAGAAGAGCTTTACTATCTATTACCTGATCCACTTGCACAGCCTTTTCCACCCTCTCCATTGTGGTGCTAAAGGCTTTGTTTAACCAGTAtggaagagcatctctgaagtCCTCGTGGAAACATGTGAGCTGCAGTAACTTCCCTCTGAAAGGGAAATCAAAACTTCATGTTTGTGACGTAAAGATTTTAAGAAAGCCAGAAAATACCCCAGCcattctcagaactttagctAACTTTGTAGCAAGGTTCTCTCAAGATTATGAACAAACATGTCAGTaacgttaaaggattagttcacttttaaataaacttttgctgataatttactcacccccatgtcatccaatatGTCcgtatctttctttcttcagtcgaaaaaaaattaaggtttttgatgaaaacattccaggatttttctccatataatggacttcaatggacaccaaacggttcaaggtccaaatgacagtttcagtgcagcttcaaagggctttaaacgataccagacgatgaataagggtcttatctagcgaaacgatcggtcattttcgaaaaaaatacaactgcatatgctttatataaacaaacgttcgccttctaagtgcctccgccaaaaccgcatttctgtattctccaaaaagcttacgcagtatgtcctacaccttccctattcaacttacggaacgaacgcagcgccagttacattttttccgtaagttgaataggaaaGGCGTAAACATTTTGGAGAATACataaatgcggttttggcggcggcacttagaaggcgaacgtttgtttatataaagcatatacagttgtattttttttcgaaaatgaccgatcgtttcgctagataagaaccttattcctcgtctggtatcgtttaaatccctttgaagctgcactgaaactgtcatttggaccttgaaccgtttggaggccattgaagtccactatcaggagaataatcctggaatgttttcatcaaaaaccttaatttcttttcgactgaagaaagacatgaacatcttggatgacatgggggtgagtaaattatcaggaaaagtttatttgaaagtggactaatcctttaagaaaacattcgttcaaagttatctggtctttaagtTGTTCTCAAAaagttagcacaaaaacattatttatacattgttcatggaacgattttttgtttaaaaaaaacaaaaaaaaaaacggatgtTTGGTAAAATGTTCgcctaacatttttttttttaaatgttagtacttttttcagaattgtgaaatgataaaatggaatgttcccttaacgtttttaaagcatttttaaaaagtgggcattttgaacattcagaaagAACGCTTTTACAATGtaatgggaatgttagcaaaacattcttagaacatattttgttAGCTGGAATATTGAGTTGAGATTTAAAGGGATTTTGAGTACAtcatgttacatgttacattCAGAGGTTACAGCCGATTGTAGGACTTATCAAAAGTGCAGCTGTGTAGttgatgaataaaacatttaaaattcatCATCAATATTTTAGGTTAAAAGTCATATGTACTGAATAAAGTGTATATTTTACGTGCTGTAACTTTTGCAATTGTTGTTCACAATTTTAATCACCTTTTAGCATTTGCTGTTCccttaaatgcatttttacaatatCAACAAGCAAACATCTGACCTTTTTTGTAAGAAGGCTTTGTCTTTGTGGATGGCTTGCAAGGTGAGATACACAGGAAACAAGCTGTTTGCCAACGGCTGATCCATTTGATTCTCCAACTGAGAGAGTGTAGCTTGTAACTCCTCAGCCAGctgttcacacacacaacatacaaAAAGTCTAATCAGACAACAAATGCAGAATAGtttttaatgtgtatatatttcttGATTCTCACCAGAGAGTCCAGTTTTTGGTAAACCACAGTGAAAACATCCAACTGCACAGCACTGGAAAAAGAGAGTATTTTATTATAAAGAGAGTCATAAACACTTCTTGTCAGTGACGTGATGGACAAGCATGGCTATCAAATTAACTGGCCATCATTTTAGTGGCACAAAAATGGCCTAAAAACAAGTTCAAAAATGGTGAAGATTAGGCTTTCTTAATGAAATTAAATCCAATGAGCAGCAGATATATTCAGCACCAACATCCTGAAGAAATACACTGGTTAGAAGTAAACGAGCTGACTAAATTACAACAGAAAACGACCTTATAAATTATAGTATATGCATTAGTATATACAGAGTTCATTATTCTTACCTGACAAACACCTTATTCCAGACATCTTTACTGAGTCGAATGTCTTGTTGCACTTCTCCAATCAACAGAGAGAGGGCACTGACGGTCTCTAACAGATCCTGTCAAAGAGCATTTATCATGAGCCTAAACTTACACAAAATTATTGGAATAACATATTTTCTGTATACATATAGATTGAATCTTAATAATCTGCATAGTTTCTCACCTTGGTCATGGGCTGATGTAaaccttttttaatgttaaaccaCTCTACAGTGCCATTCTGGGAGAAAAGAAACATGCTTTGAATAATAAACAAAAgactttaaaaaagttttaaattatatatatatacagtcatgtgaaaaagaatGGGCACCCTTTTGAATTCTACGGTTTTAAgtatcaggacataataaaaagtCATCTGGTCTTTAGCAGGCCTTACAATtaggtaaatacaacctcagatTAACAATAACACAtgacttatattacattacacagtgtcaatatttatttaacaaaaataaagccaaactGGAGAAGCCATGTGTGACAAACTAAGTACACCCTATGATTCTGTTGCTTGTGGAACCACATTTAGCAAGTAAATGttttctgtatgactttatcagtCTCTCACATCATTCTGGAGGAATTTTTGCTCACTCTTCTTTACAACGTTGCTTCATTTCATTGAGGTTTCCTGGCATTTGTCTATGCACAGCTCTAGCCACAGCATTTCAATCGGGTTGAGGTCTGGACTTTGACTCGGTCATTGAAACACCtcgattcttttctttttcagccattctggtgtagatttgctggtgtttttgtgACCCCCAAATTTCATGACACAATTTGGCCAAGTTTTAGCTGTCAGACAGATGGCTTCACATTTGACTCTAGAATATTTGATATACAGAGGAGTTCATTGTCGACTCAGTGACTGCAAGATGCCTAGGGCCTGTGGCTGCAAAACAAGCCCAAATCATTACCTCTCCACTGCTGTGCTTGACAGTTGGTATGAAGTTGTTTGTGCTGATATTGTGTTTGGTTTTCGCCAAACGTGGCGCTGTgcattatggccaaacatctccaCTTTGGTCTCATCTGTCCAAAAAGACATTGTTCCAGAATCTCGTAGTTTGTTCAGATGCAGCTTTGCAAACCTAAGCTGCGCTGCCATGTTCTTTTTACAGAGAAGAGGCTTTCTCAAGGCAAGCCATTCAAACATGCCATACTTGTTCAgtctttttctaattgtactgtcatgaactttaacatttaacatgtaAACTGAGGCCAGTAGAGTCTGAGGTGTAGCTCTTCAGTTTTTTGCAATTTCTCTGAGCAGTGCATGGTCTGGCcttggggtgaatttgctgggaGGACGTCCACTCCTGAGAAGATTGGCAACTGTCTTTAATGGGTgtcctttctttttcacatgactgtgtgtgtatataatatatatatatatatatatatatatatatatatatatatatatatatatatatatacacttttatatatgtgaccctagaccacaaaaccagttgTAAGGGTcagttttttgaaattgagatttatacatcatctgaaagctgaataaataagctttccactGATGTATGTCTTTTGTCCTaaggtttgttaggataggacaatatttggccgagatacaactatttgaaaaactAGAATCTgaaggtgcaaaaaaatcaaaatattgagaaaatcgtctttaaagttgtccaaatgaagtccttagcaacgcatatccactcacaaaaacaaatttttaatatatttacggtaggaaatgtacaaaatatcttcagggaacatgatctttacttaatatcctaatgatttttggcataaaagaaaaatcgataattttgacccatacagtgtattgttggctattgctacaaatatacccgtgcgacttatgactcgttttgtggtccagggtcacatataaatTGAGTCATACATATATAGTCCCAAAACTGTCCTGTTTGTTCTCATGTACACACAAAACGTTATTTTGGACATGTGTGCAAACAGTATTTTATTGTGATGTAACATGTTAGAActatatattgaataaatagaacattgaataatttttaatcattatttgttACTCACAACAACAGCATCTGTGACCTCAACGTGCAAGTCAAATTGAGCAGGATTGAGCTTCTGAAATGCTCGGGTCTTACAAATCTGGACAAGAACTctatataaacacaaaacagaaatatactttatggGAGTTTTGCATAAAAACAATATAGACAGAAACAAATTATTCATGGCTAACTTAAGTTATGTAAGTCTGTGTGTGTTACCTGAGCAGTGTATGTAGTCGTGGTGTGGTTTTAGggtttggaggataaatgtccCTGTATTTGGACACTAAGCAGAGCCCATACTGCAGAAACCCATGCAGAGAGTCACCTAGCTCCTGTTTCTGTTAGCATACAAACATGAGAGAAGAACAAAACAACTTGGTataggtatttatttgacaaaattatCTGAAAAGAAAAGGTaaactacactgaaaaaaaatggtaacctaaaaatggtaaattaactggttttattcaagtcaaaaatattatgtaacatcACTGAACCAACCTATATGCATTAATTTGTACcaacaaaactcatttttatgGGTTAAATCAGGCAGAAATAGCTCTTTAACCCCTTCAGACATTAATTATGTTCCAGTGAGCAAGTTTTATCCACTTGATATTTGCTATTCTTTAATGTATAAATGAGTCtaaaaaaagatttgtgctcattttttttattagatttttttcatgTCCATTACAATGGACATCACGGCTGaagcaacaaaaaatattttaaccatGAACTTTGAATATTATCACTTGATACTATTAAGATTAAAATAGGTGCAAGTTGATGATGCTACCATGAACATAACATCTGcacataaaagataaaaaagagctcctcctcctcctgtctAGTTGGTTAGCCATGTCTATCTCTTGTGATGCCTGAATCAGCTTAAGTTATGGGTCATACTTTCATTGTGATTGGTTGATCAGGGACCAATCAGTGACCAGGCAGTacttatattataaaaacataaaatcttatTGGTTTAAACCAAAATCCATGTGATGTCCATTCCAATGGACACAGGGTCTGAGGGGGTTAAGGTAACAATTGCTGGTTACCACTTTTACAGTgcacagctacaggttttattttactatgcaataaaaagacaaaaaactcTCAGGAAAAAGCATATATTGACTACAgtattttgttggttctctcttgtttttgcatgtgttcatgaTTTCTTGCCTGGCCAAATATTATGTTTGCACAATTTCATTGctttatcacaaataaaaactaaatatgaaataatgttttataatatttgaataaagggtgaagatgtcattTTTTCTAGGCcagacatcacacacacacacacacacacacacacacatatatatatatatatatttaaaagtctGGAGTTGGTAAggtttttaaatgcttttgtttttttggaaggaaaaaaaaaacagaataaaaaaaacattgtgaaaaaatattacaattttaagttttttattttaatataatttaaagtgtaatttattcatgtgatgtcaaatctgaattttcagcatcatgactccagtcttcagggtcacgtgatccttcagaaatcattctaacatcctgatttggtgttcaaagttcaaaaggacagtatttgaaatagaaaactttttaacattataaatgtgtttgtcacttttgatcaatgtaatgtaaaaaaatttaacagtagtcttatttatatatatatatatatatatatatatatatatatatatatatatatattttttttttttttttttttttttttttttttttcagacattttagattttttacaaaaattattcagacatttttgatatttttgatacatttttactagtgggcgcaggacactatagttcatttatgtaagtgaggatagcaaaataaagtaaactgtgacatattatacccaaaaatttctCATACAGTGAACTActagtaaaattgataaaaatttgggaccaaaaatattcagacactttgacctgaccatgttttgcttaagtgttatctgacataattaagattattttttttctgacacagtttaactctgagatcttgtcatattttattaccattttttttaaactaaagtgaataaactgtattaacgAATGAAAttttcaaggtgtctgaataaattttggtttgactgtatgtgtgtgtatatatatatatatatatatatataaaaacaaaaacagacctAGAATAAAAGCACAGAAATGTTTGTTATGTAACATGGTAGCTGCTCtcttgtgacagtaaagacatgcaGCTCAACTTTACCACAGCATGACGCTGGGGTTTGATGAAATGATatcagttcaaaacactgatgatTTATGCGATAAACTGTCAAcacatcatgtgacactgtgcAACATTCCTGCTTGTGATGCAGTGTAAAAAGTACTTTCTATTTCTGTACATTGACACCCACTCTAAAAGCTATATGTGTCAACGTTCACATCacatggggaaaaaaactgcACAAGAATCACCAACCTGCTGGTAGGGGAGTTCCTGTTGGTCCCAGTGATACTCTATACTGGTTAGCTGCTGGAAAAGCACGGTTGAGTCCACCTCCAGGCTTTGGTAAAGTTTGCTGTATGCCACCCACTTCCTGTAAAACCCCACAAACAACCCACACGAATGCAAAAGAGATTTAAATTCAGTCGGCATGTACTCCATTCATTACATTTAAACTGCACGCTAACACTGTTGAGTTCATCTAAACTGGGTGTATAGTTTAAATCTGTACATAAAAAGCACAAATCAGCATCTGCTTTCAGATATGTAAAGCGTGATATATGACATGTTCTTACGCCAAGTCTTGGAGGAAAGGTGAAATGTCATTCTGGTTGGCGTAGTACTCGAGCAGGGCCGTCCCCTCCCCACACAACTCTCCCTTCCACGGGTTACTGTCCTGAGGGGTGAgaggattaaaaaaagacagaagGATGCAGAAAATGTTGTGAAAAGAATAGTTAAGCTTTAAACTTTACAGTATATAAACAGTATTGTGCAGCAGGAAGTGGTGTTGAAGCTTACACAACCAGTGGCTGTTTTTTCAAgatatttcatcatttttagAAAAGATTTCATAAATTGTCTGCTAAAGATGTACCTGTTGTTTAGAGATATGAGCTTGAACAAATTGCTGCAGGATGCCACAGTAGTTGACATAAGGACTCCGTCCAGCACTCAGGTTCTCATCTCTCTGCCAATCATAATTCAACCATCAGATTAAACAATCAAGTCAATACTGAGTAAATAAACTATATATGAAGTGTACTAAAGGTCTAATAGTCAGGTTGCAATGTTCATCTCTGGTTTGGGCTTATTTTTGGTCTATTTCAAAGGGGTCAAGACCAGtctacaaataattaaattgtaaGAAAGACTAATTTATTACTAGATCCTTTTATTGTATCTTATAACTCTGCCACTTTGTTTGTCATTCACTTTGGATAACATACTACATATCATTGTTATTTCAGTATTATTAAAGACATTATATACAGAAAGACTGTGCActtgtattattatgaatgggggaaagtgcaacgcgcaatatgatGGAacaagtcccgccttctaaataagagccaatcgccgattgatAAAGTCATCACATCACTGCAGTTGCCGTTTGAAGCTCCAGTTCCagcttaggactgcgcatgtgcgttagcttgatccagcctaaaaaatgcagttttttgtcatgacttagtttagaaaaacaaaatttataagacagttgttgtcagatttcattggtgatttcaaatatgaaatttaatcgaaagctttgcgaacagctttggagaatttgatgtttccccattaagagataggagctgcacttgcatgcctgagaggcttttcaaagatggccgccgagtgaaatgacttgtgaCTTTATGAAAtgacttatttatttcagtattcattttaaattttgttttatgtttagtCATTTGTTATGTACGGAgcccctgcacatgacatgcaagaaaaaaaattaaatcgtgcgcacgatttactaattcgttccctcgatttactaaattatgtgcacaatttactaaaacgtgcgcacgatttactattttgttccctcgatttataaatcatgcgcatgatttataaatcgagggaatgaaatagtaaatcgtgcgcacgttttagtaaatcgagggaacgaaatataaatcgtgcgcaagttttagtaaattgagggaacgaattaataaatcgtgtgcacgatttagtctactattttttttttttttcctgcatgtcatgtccggggctccgtagttatgtgcttttgattttattatttttttctaaatattaatatttagatttttttatcttatttatttccagttagtcattttagtgttttaactttaatttatttaagttatatatttttagtacatttctaattttagttcaagtttttcatctctcatttatattttattttactgtatacaTGTATAATAAAACCCCAAAAACAAACCTAGAACAAAAGAAATGTCATGTAACATTTTAGCTGCTTTCTCTTGACAGCAAATgtgtaaatatgcaaatatgtcttaactttaatatgttttaactttaatttattttagttattttatcaacatttcaaatttagttcaagttttaagtctcttatttatattttattaacaatgtttttaatagttttggtTTACTTTTAATGATTATAACCGTGCCATAAATAATAATGCATAAATATTTATGTTCAGTTCTCAAACATTAGATGAACTGAAAATAATACCACATGCTTTCGTCCTTCACACAGTTGcacttcactttttaaaaagacattaaaatgacactttttttttttttttttttaaaaaggtgcTTGCAACACAGTGGAAGATCCTTTTGCGATCTTTACCagttaaaaataaacagaaaccaCAAACAAAAACCACCATTTTTAAGTACTGCACAACTGTATGTCCTGCTGATTCACACAGGAGAAAAAGCCTTCACCTCTTTATGAATGAATTTAAGCTGAAGATGACACTGTCCTCTGTCTGGGTATGTCTCTGTTCGGGGCTCCAGTTTATACCACGTGTCCTCTGTGCAATGCAGGTCCTGCccacaacacacatacatacagtaaagCACATGCCATGCAACAGAAATATGAGAGATTGAGATTTCTGGGtactttatattataataataatgtattatattattatatttatttaaatattacataaaaagtcTTTTGTGTCTGAGGTAGGACATGTCTTGATACAGGTCTgatatgaaaatgttaaaaatcataataatgcaGTCATTAATGAGTGTAATGCAGAATACCTTCAGCTTTAGAACAATATACCCCAAAAAATCATCTTGgcctttctctttttttgcatCTTTTAACATCCTGTGAAGAGACAGTTGAACACTCAGCATTAAATTAAATGCCAacaccattttttttgttgtttttttaattacttaagtgaaaaactttcactttaaaataaaatttaaatttaatttaaatttgtaaaCAGCTTTCAAAGCTTATTTTAAAGCCTTGGATGTTTCAAACCTTTTAAGTCCATGGATGTTTGTGCGAAACTCATCAAATTTTTGCACTAGTGACACCTCCTCATCTTTGtccctttaaaacaaacatttctgaTGTCCTTagaattataaaatatacagtacaatacaatcagtatttcttatttctcaaaaaaaaaaaaaaaaaaatctcttcacGTACCACATCTCAATGTGGAAATTGCCATTTGACATGTCTTCAAACTCTCTGTAAAAGAGGAGCGAGTGGTGAGACCAAATGATCTGCCAACAAGTTGTGGTAAAATACTTTCTATAAAAGTTTTGCATACTCACAGTTTGAAGGTCTCGTCCCAGATGGGGTTGAGAGTCTGTTTCTTTATGGTTGTCTGCAACACCTGCCCCTTAGCTGAATCCCGCACTACTGCTTTCTGAGGTTTATTGGATGATCCACTACCATGACAATCCTTGTCTTCTAGGATCGACAGCAGGCAGTACGGATCACTGAATCCTGTTATCAAAAATGCAGAGAAGGTCAGATACATGTAAGAGGTTGTCTGGATATtagctattttaaaaatgcaatgtcTGAAAATCCAAtatgtttttgtatgtttattacactatactgtaaaattaaCATCCCTCGTTCAACAAAAAGCAGATAAAATCATACCACTAATGTCCTTCCCCAGAATTCCCTTGGCTTGTTTCACTGTAACCATGAGGCAGTAGATCGGGGCCTAGTCATGGAGAAATGTACATAattcaaaaataacaaattaagaAATGTAATGATATACAGGCAAAAATAACAAGCTTTTCTTGCAATCTTGCCACCTGTCAAGTTGTTTGCAGATGCTTTCCGGGGGCCTTGATCACCCTGACCGGATTATTTTGCAGTAATGACTAGCTGTACATTATGCCTTATAGATTACACATATGTGACACAGgagattatataataattttatgtaatttttgacATTATTCTTACCAACGAGCTCTGGACTTTTTCACTCATGGTTTTATGCTCTGCCTCTGTCATGGAGAATGCCTGTCAGAGAATGAATATTTAAGACATAATTTATGTTTAACATAATCTAACTATAAGACTACAAAAAATCCAGAAGTGTGTGTTGTCTTACCTCTCTGATATAGTCTTGAAGCTGCTTGGCATTGTATTGCTCTTTTGTGTGTGGTCTTCCTAAACTATGAGTGATTGTGTACAGAAGCTCCTTGTACAGCGGTTTGAGCTACAGGGACAATAATAGTCATTCATTTTTTCACAGTGATCACAGGAAAATACTTGAAGTTATATGACTCTGATGAATCATTACCTCCTTCTCTTTATGTCTCTTTTCACTCTCCTCTGGGTTCTCAGAGTCTTTGAAATCCTTGGAGATATagcaaatataataatttatttaaaaatcatagaTAGAGTTTTAAAATCCCttcaaaaactaataataaaaaaaaaaaagattacagAAGGAATAATTCCCTACCTTTCTGTTTAGTTTTCTGGTCATGCCAATTCTCCGTGCAGGGGAGGACTGAAAGGGGAACAAGAGTTTCAATTAAATTCAGTGAGAAAGCAAGAAAGtaagcaagaaagaaagaaagacatacagTACCTGCCTCGGTCGGATCCGACTGGACCCTGCACTTTCATTGTGGGACTACAGACAGAAACATATAAAACAAAGacagtaattaataataaatgtacaaaagcGTTGGTAACAAAAAAATAGAAACAGCATCCAAATACAGTACTTCTGTTGTTTGCCTGCATGTATTCCAACACAGTAGCCCAGTGGGTAGTGCTATTGCCTCACAGTGAGAAGGTCCCTGGTTCGAATCTTGGCTTTCTGTGTCGTGTTTGCATGTTTTCCCTGTGTCTGCGTGGGTTTTGGTAAATTGGAGATGCTAAATTGCCCATAGGTGTGAATGCATGCGTGAGTCCCAAAGAGGAGGGTTGGGGAAAGACCTGGCGACCAACCTCGGAAAAATCCTCGCCAAGGAAATTCATAGACAGTCTCTCGTGTTTTGCGGGAGATGGCCCATAGAAACTGACTAAAATGGTTCTTAAATGAATTCAAACACTAGTACATCA from Ctenopharyngodon idella isolate HZGC_01 chromosome 12, HZGC01, whole genome shotgun sequence carries:
- the unc13d gene encoding protein unc-13 homolog D; protein product: MVPVQDGASTQGENLLLPPRESHNESAGSSRIRPRQSSPARRIGMTRKLNRKDFKDSENPEESEKRHKEKELKPLYKELLYTITHSLGRPHTKEQYNAKQLQDYIREAFSMTEAEHKTMSEKVQSSLAPIYCLMVTVKQAKGILGKDISGFSDPYCLLSILEDKDCHGSGSSNKPQKAVVRDSAKGQVLQTTIKKQTLNPIWDETFKLEFEDMSNGNFHIEMWDKDEEVSLVQKFDEFRTNIHGLKRMLKDAKKEKGQDDFLGYIVLKLKDLHCTEDTWYKLEPRTETYPDRGQCHLQLKFIHKERDENLSAGRSPYVNYCGILQQFVQAHISKQQDSNPWKGELCGEGTALLEYYANQNDISPFLQDLAKWVAYSKLYQSLEVDSTVLFQQLTSIEYHWDQQELPYQQKQELGDSLHGFLQYGLCLVSKYRDIYPPNPKTTPRLHTLLRVLVQICKTRAFQKLNPAQFDLHVEVTDAVVNGTVEWFNIKKGLHQPMTKDLLETVSALSLLIGEVQQDIRLSKDVWNKVFVSAVQLDVFTVVYQKLDSLLAEELQATLSQLENQMDQPLANSLFPVYLTLQAIHKDKAFLQKRGKLLQLTCFHEDFRDALPYWLNKAFSTTMERVEKAVQVDQLQPLQTGAVPIKHSSSAVDIAACLHPIAQLWDQLSWPDPEEAFMLMVKLTEDVCKIASTYCQMLKARVKELSVDSDRDSAIKMLCVVVNDLEHLHTVLTRLPQQLNWAGLRERTRHVIGETQFQNTLPSQLQHTKSLLNREIRSAVDTLGKKLKTDIETHVRNMASRQRLPSRDTEEAVVPLMKYLEKELQYMNENLVQENFNSLLTPLWMNSVKILHQVSQLEDSNLVYFQRLLYTLQCLEQCFYAEGNGLPNETLHTEEYKTLRVNLTQNALSSNQLIEKFFERKVWEQKVFNGEKYGAVTLITSYKRSEEKLHVEVLNAVNLIPLDSNGSSDPFVQLSLEPRHVFSEVEPRSTKIKNCDLNPLFEESFEFSVTLEKCQSPGACLLVTVLDHDTLRSDDFEGEAFLSLKAVPGVGGGPHNPEPAQIRLPLMHPKPNSENTLRLLEARKGEKEAQAFVKLRRQREKKSQEA